The window TTGATGCCGAGGAATGGGTCTGGGATGTGACCATGAATGTCAACCTCAAGGGGCCGTTCATACTCGGCCAGATGGCAGCCAGGGTAATGAGAGACCAGGGGGGCGGTAACATCATCAATATCGTCTCCACGGCCGGTATAAATCCAAGCATGCTCCATATCTACAGCGTGACCAAAGCGGCACTCATCATGCTGACCAGGGTGATGGCAATGGAATGGGGCAAGCACAATATACGTGCCAACGCTATCGCCCCGGGGATGGTAAAGACACGGTTCAGCGAAGCACTGTGGAAGGGGACACCCGCCGAAGACAAGCTAGCCATGCCTGAGGACATCGCCGGAGCCGCCCTTTACCTGGCATCGGACGCCTCCAGGTACGTCAACGGGGAGACCGTCGTTATCAGTGGTGCGGGGGGCTAGACAGGGAGAACCCAACAA of the Dehalococcoidales bacterium genome contains:
- a CDS encoding glucose 1-dehydrogenase, whose product is MGIVDFSLDGKVALVTGGSRGIGRVIALAFAEAGADVAVSGRKLPDLEAVAEEIKAVGRKGLAVSSHIAKPEESKNLVETVQKEFGRIDILVNNAGTNPYLGPLIDAEEWVWDVTMNVNLKGPFILGQMAARVMRDQGGGNIINIVSTAGINPSMLHIYSVTKAALIMLTRVMAMEWGKHNIRANAIAPGMVKTRFSEALWKGTPAEDKLAMPEDIAGAALYLASDASRYVNGETVVISGAGG